One Benincasa hispida cultivar B227 chromosome 5, ASM972705v1, whole genome shotgun sequence genomic window carries:
- the LOC120078620 gene encoding probable galacturonosyltransferase 3 isoform X2, whose protein sequence is MDMGKFFGWKPPSATEFPDPLVSRKENKEKVEHSVDDHPPGEGEAEFSRLSSMNPVKLKRRAMRLERRALRAADLIREDKEIDNQMAVAAIERSKNFDTTVKGKYSIWRKDFENPKSDSTLKLMRDQIIMAKAYANIARSKNDTGLYDTLMKHCRESQLAIGEANSDAGLHPRALDRAKAMGHALAMAKDELYDCLIMSRKLRAMLQSTEDNVNAQKKKSAFLTQLAAKTVPKSLHCLPLQLAGDYFLQGHHLNHNIDREKTENPSLYHYAIFSDNVLATSVVVNSTVLHAKEPEKHVFHIVTDKLNFAAMRMWFLVNSPSKATIQVQNIDDFKWLNSSYCSVLRQLESARLKEYYFKANHPSSLSVGMDNLKYRNPKYLSMLNHLRFYLPEVYPKLDKILFLDDDIVVQKDLTPLWSIDLKGMVNGAVETCKESFHRFDKYLNFSNPKISENFDPNACGWAFGMNIFDLKEWRKRNMTGIYHYWQDMNEDRTLWKLGSLPPGLITFYNLTYPLDRGWHVLGLGYDPALNVTEIENAAVIHYNGNYKPWLDLAVSKYKSYWSKYVMFGNPYLQLCNISE, encoded by the exons ATGGATATGGGAAAATTCTTTGGATGGAAACCACCATCAGCCACTGAGTTCCCAG ACCCATTAGTTTCCAGGAAGGAGAATAAAGAAAAGGTGGAGCATTCTGTGGATGACCATCCTCCTGGAGAAGGTGAAGCTGAATTTTCTCGTTTATCATCAATGAATCCAGTGAAGCTGAAACGACGG GCAATGCGACTGGAGAGGAGGGCTTTACGAGCTGCAGATTTGATTCGAGAAGATAAAGAGATAGACAATCAGATGGCAGTTGCTGCTATTGAACGGTCTAAAAATTTTGACACTACAGTGAAGGGAAAGTACAGCATTTGGAGGAAGGATTTTGaaaacccaaaatctgattccaCCTTGAAACTTATGCGCGATCAGATCATAATGGCCAAAGCATATGCAAATATAGCCAGGTCAAAGAATGATACCGGACTATACGATACTCTAATGAAACACTGCAGAGAAAGTCAACTTGCCATTGGGGAAGCAAATTCTGATGCTGGGCTTCATCCAAG AGCACTAGATCGAGCAAAAGCCATGGGCCATGCTCTTGCAATGGCCAAAGACGAACTGTATGATTGTCTTATTATGTCGAGAAAGTTGAGAGCCATGCTGCAATCAACTGAGGACAATGTGAATGCCCAAAAGAAAAAGAGTGCATTCTTGACTCAGCTTGCAGCCAAAACAGTCCCTAAATCCTTGCATTGCCTCCCTTTACAGCTTGCAGGAGACTATTTCCTTCAGGGTCATCATCTTAATCATAATATTGACAGAGAAAAGACTGAAAATCCTTCTCTGTATCACTATGCTATTTTCTCAGATAATGTGTTGGCAACGTCCGTCGTAGTCAACTCCACGGTTTTACATGCTAAGGAACCTGAGAAACATGTTTTCCATATTGTCACAGATAAGCTGAATTTTGCTGCTATGAGAATGTGGTTTCTTGTTAATTCTCCCTCGAAAGCAACAATCCAagttcaaaatattgatgatttCAAGTGGTTGAATTCCTCTTACTGCTCTGTTCTCCGACAACTTGAATCTGCAAGACTTAAAGAGTATTACTTCAAGGCAAATCATCCTTCTTCCCTTTCTGTTGGTATGGATAATCTGAAGTATAGGAATCCAAAATATCTGTCCATGCTGAATCATCTTAGATTCTACCTCCCTGAAGTGTATCCAAAGTTGGACAAGATCCTATTTTTGGATGACGATATCGTAGTTCAGAAGGATTTAACGCCGTTATGGTCCATTGATCTAAAAGGTATGGTGAATGGGGCAGTGGAGACCTGTAAAGAAAGCTTTCATAGGTTTGACAAATATCTCAACTTCTCAAATCCAAAGATTTCTGAGAATTTTGATCCAAATGCATGTGGTTGGGCATTCGGCATGAATATTTTTGACTTGAAGGAATGGAGAAAACGAAACATGACGGGAATCTACCATTACTGGCAAGATATG AATGAGGATAGAACTCTGTGGAAACTCGGGTCGCTGCCTCCAGGCCTGATCACTTTTTACAATCTTACTTATCCACTAGATAGAGGGTGGCACGTGCTAGGTCTCGGATACGACCCCGCCCTCAATGTCACAGAAATAGAGAATGCTGCAGTTATCCATTACAATGGAAACTACAAACCTTGGTTAGATTTAGCTGTTTCCAAGTACAAGTCATACTGGtctaaatatgtgatgtttGGAAACCCTTATCTCCAGCTTTGTAACATCAGtgaataa
- the LOC120077077 gene encoding probable serine/threonine-protein kinase PIX13 — protein sequence MGICWGSPVDNHTPNTTGHLSSVVSQTTNQTTSSTISNISKNSQFSAASGDEVFPHGQILPSSNLREYSLAELKAATKNFRAEAMLGEGGFGKVYKGWLEEKGLGRKGYSMVIAVKKLKSDSLQGIEEWQSEVGFLGRLSHPNLVKLLGYCWEDHELLLTYEFMQKGSLENHLFGRGSAVTPLEWDTRLKIAIGAARGLAFLHTSDKQVIYRDFKASNILLDGSYTAKLSDFGLAKLGPSESKSHLTTRVMGTHGYAAPEYVTTGHLYVKSDVYGFGVVLIEMLTGLRALDENRPTGQENLVDWIKPYLSERRKLKNVMDFRLEGKYPSRSAYQVAQLALQCIEQEQKNRPSMKEVVETLEQIETANEKPIEPRNRASRLASNRNAHQPLHHNSPLHMKQYGIHANQTPPRLR from the exons ATGGGGATTTGTTGGGGTTCTCCTGTTGATAATCATACCCCTAATACCACTGGACATCTCAGTTCAG TGGTATCCCAGACAACCAATCAGACAACATCATCAACTATCAGCAACATCTCCAAGAACAGTCAATTCTCTGCAGCAAGTGGAGATGAAGTTTTTCCACATGGACAGATTTTGCCATCTTCAAACTTGAGGGAGTATAGCTTGGCCGAGCTCAAAGCTGCAACCAAAAACTTCAGAGCTGAAGCAATGCTTGGTGAAGGAGGTTTTGGCAAGGTTTACAAAGGTTGGCTTGAGGAGAAGGGCCTTGGAAGGAAGGGATATTCGATGGTTATTGCagttaaaaagttaaaatctgACAGCTTGCAAGGAATTGAGGAGTGGCAG TCAGAAGTGGGCTTCTTGGGAAGACTTTCTCACCCAAATCTAGTGAAGCTGTTGGGTTACTGTTGGGAGGATCATGAATTACTCCTTACTTATGAGTTCATGCAAAAAGGAAGCTTGGAGAATCATCTATTTGGAA GAGGATCAGCAGTTACACCACTCGAATGGGATACTCGGCTTAAGATCGCCATAGGCGCTGCCCGAGGGCTGGCATTCTTGCACACATCAGACAAGCAAGTAATTTATAGAGATTTCAAGGCTTCTAATATTCTGCTTGATGGG TCATATACAGCAAAGTTATCGGATTTTGGCTTGGCGAAATTGGGTCCTTCAGAAAGTAAATCTCATTTGACAACTCGAGTTATGGGCACACATGGTTATGCTGCCCCAGAATATGTTACCACAG GACATCTGTATGTTAAGAGTGATGTATATGGTTTTGGAGTTGTATTGATTGAGATGTTGACCGGTTTACGTGCGCTTGATGAAAATCGTCCAACCGGGCAAGAAAACCTCGTGGATTGGATAAAACCATACTTATCAGAGAGGAGGAAGCTGAAAAATGTGATGGACTTTCGGTTGGAAGGAAAATATCCATCAAGATCTGCATACCAAGTGGCTCAGCTAGCTCTCCAATGTATTGAGCAAGAACAGAAAAATCGACCATCAATGAAAGAGGTCGTGGAGACATTGGAACAGATTGAAACTGCAAACGAGAAACCAATCGAGCCTAGAAACCGTGCTTCCCGTCTGGCATCAAATCGCAATGCTCATCAGCCTCTTCACCATAATTCTCCACTTCACATGAAGCAATATGGAATCCATGCTAATCAAACACCACCCAGGTTGAGATAG
- the LOC120078620 gene encoding probable galacturonosyltransferase 3 isoform X1, translated as MEVLPKGISLSLNLLSIFCVFLVVSHVGLIGADASNASLTQDGKPMYQCVQCGDGEEQDTTNRISTNEDDKDIDIIAAYSDPSGAFRLGKVKLKDLSASWIWENSLDGNHHQPLSSQTDPLVSRKENKEKVEHSVDDHPPGEGEAEFSRLSSMNPVKLKRRAMRLERRALRAADLIREDKEIDNQMAVAAIERSKNFDTTVKGKYSIWRKDFENPKSDSTLKLMRDQIIMAKAYANIARSKNDTGLYDTLMKHCRESQLAIGEANSDAGLHPRALDRAKAMGHALAMAKDELYDCLIMSRKLRAMLQSTEDNVNAQKKKSAFLTQLAAKTVPKSLHCLPLQLAGDYFLQGHHLNHNIDREKTENPSLYHYAIFSDNVLATSVVVNSTVLHAKEPEKHVFHIVTDKLNFAAMRMWFLVNSPSKATIQVQNIDDFKWLNSSYCSVLRQLESARLKEYYFKANHPSSLSVGMDNLKYRNPKYLSMLNHLRFYLPEVYPKLDKILFLDDDIVVQKDLTPLWSIDLKGMVNGAVETCKESFHRFDKYLNFSNPKISENFDPNACGWAFGMNIFDLKEWRKRNMTGIYHYWQDMNEDRTLWKLGSLPPGLITFYNLTYPLDRGWHVLGLGYDPALNVTEIENAAVIHYNGNYKPWLDLAVSKYKSYWSKYVMFGNPYLQLCNISE; from the exons ATGGAAGTTCTCCCAAAAGGAATTTCTCTCAGCTTGAATCTTCTGTCTATCTTCTGCGTCTTTCTG GTTGTATCTCACGTTGGTCTCATTGGAGCGGATGCATCCAATGCTTCTCTCAC TCAAGATGGGAAGCCTATGTATCAATGTGTTCAATGTGGAGATGGAGAG GAGCAAGATACAACAAATAGAATCAGCACCAATGAAGATGATAAG GATATTGACATAATTGCAGCCTACAGTGATCCTTCTGGGGCATTTCGTCTCGGAAAGGTCAAATTGAAGGATTTGTCTGCCTCATGGATATGGGAAAATTCTTTGGATGGAAACCACCATCAGCCACTGAGTTCCCAG ACAGACCCATTAGTTTCCAGGAAGGAGAATAAAGAAAAGGTGGAGCATTCTGTGGATGACCATCCTCCTGGAGAAGGTGAAGCTGAATTTTCTCGTTTATCATCAATGAATCCAGTGAAGCTGAAACGACGG GCAATGCGACTGGAGAGGAGGGCTTTACGAGCTGCAGATTTGATTCGAGAAGATAAAGAGATAGACAATCAGATGGCAGTTGCTGCTATTGAACGGTCTAAAAATTTTGACACTACAGTGAAGGGAAAGTACAGCATTTGGAGGAAGGATTTTGaaaacccaaaatctgattccaCCTTGAAACTTATGCGCGATCAGATCATAATGGCCAAAGCATATGCAAATATAGCCAGGTCAAAGAATGATACCGGACTATACGATACTCTAATGAAACACTGCAGAGAAAGTCAACTTGCCATTGGGGAAGCAAATTCTGATGCTGGGCTTCATCCAAG AGCACTAGATCGAGCAAAAGCCATGGGCCATGCTCTTGCAATGGCCAAAGACGAACTGTATGATTGTCTTATTATGTCGAGAAAGTTGAGAGCCATGCTGCAATCAACTGAGGACAATGTGAATGCCCAAAAGAAAAAGAGTGCATTCTTGACTCAGCTTGCAGCCAAAACAGTCCCTAAATCCTTGCATTGCCTCCCTTTACAGCTTGCAGGAGACTATTTCCTTCAGGGTCATCATCTTAATCATAATATTGACAGAGAAAAGACTGAAAATCCTTCTCTGTATCACTATGCTATTTTCTCAGATAATGTGTTGGCAACGTCCGTCGTAGTCAACTCCACGGTTTTACATGCTAAGGAACCTGAGAAACATGTTTTCCATATTGTCACAGATAAGCTGAATTTTGCTGCTATGAGAATGTGGTTTCTTGTTAATTCTCCCTCGAAAGCAACAATCCAagttcaaaatattgatgatttCAAGTGGTTGAATTCCTCTTACTGCTCTGTTCTCCGACAACTTGAATCTGCAAGACTTAAAGAGTATTACTTCAAGGCAAATCATCCTTCTTCCCTTTCTGTTGGTATGGATAATCTGAAGTATAGGAATCCAAAATATCTGTCCATGCTGAATCATCTTAGATTCTACCTCCCTGAAGTGTATCCAAAGTTGGACAAGATCCTATTTTTGGATGACGATATCGTAGTTCAGAAGGATTTAACGCCGTTATGGTCCATTGATCTAAAAGGTATGGTGAATGGGGCAGTGGAGACCTGTAAAGAAAGCTTTCATAGGTTTGACAAATATCTCAACTTCTCAAATCCAAAGATTTCTGAGAATTTTGATCCAAATGCATGTGGTTGGGCATTCGGCATGAATATTTTTGACTTGAAGGAATGGAGAAAACGAAACATGACGGGAATCTACCATTACTGGCAAGATATG AATGAGGATAGAACTCTGTGGAAACTCGGGTCGCTGCCTCCAGGCCTGATCACTTTTTACAATCTTACTTATCCACTAGATAGAGGGTGGCACGTGCTAGGTCTCGGATACGACCCCGCCCTCAATGTCACAGAAATAGAGAATGCTGCAGTTATCCATTACAATGGAAACTACAAACCTTGGTTAGATTTAGCTGTTTCCAAGTACAAGTCATACTGGtctaaatatgtgatgtttGGAAACCCTTATCTCCAGCTTTGTAACATCAGtgaataa